A stretch of Hippoglossus hippoglossus isolate fHipHip1 chromosome 20, fHipHip1.pri, whole genome shotgun sequence DNA encodes these proteins:
- the nsmaf gene encoding protein FAN, with translation MASLKTQERTKERFSLLLLDLEEFYFEQHIAYHVTNISKKERKSRGSFKVCSRSIIFDPEDLTEPILKIPLRDCKKIEFVQKENNPFNEPRPSAISVSCGQVIYIKESNVISPYRNERGLKKINFQLEVWTKTEDVVQTLLQLHRASCLEKLGDQTAMIAANLQSRLARSSFDKNSFQNVAEKPHMECEVEMVTPLVSNPGHVCITDENLYFQPLNGFPKHVIQIKLHRVRRIYKRRHCLRPLGLEVFCTENDFCSDIYLKFYLTADRDEIYYYIATFLENHMTEHTAESYMLQWQRGHLSNYQYLLHLNNLADRSCNDLSQYPIFPWVIDDYTSSQLDMTNAATFRDLSKPVGALNKERLDRLLARYRGMPEPRFMYGSHYSSPGYVLFYLARVAPEHMLCLQNGRYDHADRMFNSVGETWRNCLEGATDFKELIPEFYGDDCSFLENRMSLDLGRRQNGSLVGDVALPSWASDAGDFLQKHRTALESQYVSEQLHEWIDLVFGFRQRGGEAVAAHNVFHPLTYEGGIDCDSIEDPDERIAMLTQILEFGQTPTQLFNSPHPQRITPRFHNITRSSSINSPVSELSPSSQSEDSSFEDLTEESRKMAWTSMGTLTQVSSHKIHKEAVTGIAVTRDGAAIFSTSQDSSLKMFSKELKEFQRSMSFSNMALSSCLMLADGKTVACSSWDNNVYFYSIPYGRRQDTLMGHDDAVSEMCWYDDRLYTASWDSTVKVWQCVCDSSSSHKRSQFELLAELEHDTGVNAAGLNPAGTLLVTGCKDGAVTIWDTSSYETLQQIHCHTGTIHHAAFSPDSRHILSIGADSCMKVIDVQTGMVISTVKAEEEQRCFCWDGNSVLCGGQSGDLLLWDLLSNTVTKKIAAHSGAVTAMWMNDLCSTVITGGEDRQMIFWKLPS, from the exons aaAAAGCAGAGGCTCGTTTAAGGTCTGTTCCAGATCCATCATATTTGATCCTGAGGATCTCACAGAGCCAATTCTAAAG ATTCCTCTTCGAGACTGTAAGAAGATTGAGTTTGTGCAGAAAGAGAACAACCCTTTCAATGA GCCTCGACCATCAGCCATCTCTGTTTCATGTGGACAG GTTATTTACATCAAAGAAAGCAACGTGATCTCCCCTTACAGAAATGAGAGG GgattaaagaaaattaattttCAACTGGAGGTTTGGACTAAAACAGAAGACGTCGTGCAAACGTTACTTCAG CTTCACAGAGCATCGTGTCTGGAAAAGCTCGGCGACCAGACTGCAATG ATTGCTGCTAATTTACAGTCACGACTGGCGAGGTCTTCGTTTGACAAAAACAG TTTTCAGAACGTGGCCGAGAAGCCTCACATGGAGTGTGAGGTGGAGATGGTCACGCCTCTGGTGTCCAACCCCGGTCACGTCTGCATCACGGATGAAAACCTCTACTTCCAGCCGCTGAACGGATTTCCA AAACACGTGATTCAAATCAAACTCCACCGAGTCAGGAGAATCTACAAAAGACGACATTGCCTCAGACCACTG GGTCTGGAGGTGTTCTGCACTGAGAACGACTTCTGCTCTGACATCTACCTGAAGTTCTACCTTACCGCTGACAGAGATGAAATCTACTACTACATCGCCACTTTCCTGG AGAACCACATGACGGAGCACACAGCAGAGAGCTACATGCTGCAGTGGCAGCGAGGTCATCTCAGTAACTACCAGTATCTCCTCCACCTCAACAACCTGGCGGACCGCAGCTGCAACGACCTCTCCCAGTATCCCATCTTCCCCTGGGTCATCGACGACTACACCAGCTCACAGCTAG ACATGACGAACGCCGCCACATTCAGGGACCTGAGCAAACCGGTGGGAGCTCTGAACAAAGAGCGTCTGGACCGACTGCTG GCTCGCTACAGAGGCATGCCTGAACCTCGCTTCATGTACGGCAGTCACTACTCATCTCCAGGCTATGTCCTCTTCTACCTGGCCAGAGTTG CTCCGGAGCACATGCTGTGTCTCCAGAACGGTCGCTACGACCACGCAGATCGCATGTTTAACAG CGTCGGTGAAACATGGAGAAACTGCTTAGAGGGAGCAACTGACTTCAAAGAG CTGATTCCAGAGTTTTACGGGGACGACTGCAGCTTCCTGGAaaacaggatgagtctggattTGGGCAGGAGGCAGAATGGAAGCTTAGTCGGGGATGTCGCTCTCCCATCGTGGGCCTCAG ATGCTGGTGAttttctccagaagcacagGACGGCACTGGAGAGTCAGTACGTGTCCGAGCAGCTTCACGAGTGGATTGACCTGGTGTTTGGCTTCAGACAGAGGGGCGGCGAAGCTGTGGCAGCTCACAATG TATTTCACCCTCTGACCTACGAAGGCGGCATCGACTGTGACAG CATCGAGGACCCCGACGAGAGGATCGCCATGCTGACACAGATCCTGGAGTTTGGTCAGACGCCCACGCAGCTGTTCAACAGCCCCCACCCTCAGAGGATCACGCCACGGTTTCACAACATCACCCGGAGCTCCAGCATCAACTCACCAGTCAGTGAACTGTCTCCAT CCTCTCAGAGCGAGGACTCATCCTTCGAGGACCTGACTGAGGAGAGCAGGAAGATGGCCTGGACAAGCATGGGCACCCTGACCCAGGTCTCCAGCCACAAGATCCATAAAGA GGCTGTGACGGGCATTGCAGTGACCCGAGACGGAGCCGCCATTTTCTCCACATCCCAAG ACTCATCACTGAAGATGTTTTCCAAAGAGCTGAAGGAGTTCCAGAGAAGCATGTCCTTCTCAAACATG GCCTTGTCGTCATGCTTGATGCTGGCAGACGGTAAAACTGTGGCGTGCTCTTCATGGGACAACAATGT TTATTTCTACTCCATCCCGTACGGCAGGCGGCAGGACACACTGATGGGTCATGATGACGCGGTCAGTGAAATGTGTTGGTATGACGACCGACTGTACACGGCGTCGTGGGATTCCACTGTCAAG gtttggcagtgtgtgtgtgacagctcctCCAGTCACAAGAGATCCCAGTTTGAGCTGCTGGCTGAGCTGGAACATGATACCGGG GTGAACGCCGCAGGTCTGAATCCAGCGGGGACTCTGTTGGTGACGGGCTGTAAGGACGGAGCCGTCACCATCTGGGACACGAGCAGCTAcgaaacactgcagcagatcCACTGTCACACAGGAACCATCCACCACGCGGCCTTCAGTCCTG ACAGTCGACACATCCTCAGCATCGGAGCCGACTCCTGCATGAAGGTTATCGATGTCCAGACAGGAATGGTGATCTCAACGgtgaaagcagaggaggagcagag GTGTTTCTGCTGGGACGGGAACTCTGTGCTGTGCGGGGGGCAGTCAGGTGACCTCCTGCTGTGGGACCTGCTCAGCAACACAGTCACCAAGAAGATCGCCGCACACTCAG GTGCTGTCACGGCGATGTGGATGAACGATTTGTGCAGCACGGTGATCACAGGGGGGGAGGACAGACAGATGATCTTCTGGAAGCTCCCGAGTTAA
- the cngb3.1 gene encoding cyclic nucleotide-gated cation channel beta-3 — translation MLSRLKRLVGAPEPPPAPAADPPPASDPPAKKEDKKEEGQKEEAKKEEEPTPGEKVVRAPAPAAAAPAPAPSPAPAAAPPADPANPEGLEGEPAEPPPPPVVYFRYTDDTLRDVIKRLRERTEMLREKAIDPYATSPEITPPVTPIMKKEDYIRLKEEERIAKEAADKKKAEEAAKKAEEKKKKDEEKRLEAEKKAEEERLAEEARKKARFLPEISCSCFDVLIQPIEEMMDSTIGTTIDPFTDRRYIAWLTVVAVAYNYNVWFCSARLAFPYHNATANPFWIVFDVLSDLVNVIDIVIWQPRLQFVKAGDIIKDRGMTKVHYRKSQRFKIDIFSIVPFDILCLHFQFSTIYRLNRWIRIDSFFEFSDRLESIMAKAYIWRVARTTGYLLFVLHLNACVFYVASVHQGLASTTWVYDGKGTAYLRCYYFAVRSLINIGGLPEPVTTFEITFQMTNFFIGVFVFSSLIGQMRDVIGAATAGQTYFRASMDGCVAYMNTYTISKVVQNRVRTWYNYTWAAQGMLDESELLDKMPLVMRIAIAVDINLATFQKIALFQGCDQQMLVDMLLRLKSIVYLPGDFVVQKGDIGKEMYIIKGGAVQVVGGPDNSIVFVTLKAGCVFGEISLLQSAKDGGNRRTANVKAHGFANLFVLEKKDLFDILVHYPESQKVLARKGRQLLKAKGPAAAKTDEEKKKGLTLFGTKPQTPKLMRVFADMCKKGGFLEILRKNAAEAK, via the exons ATGCTCAGCAGGTTGAAAAGGCTTGTAGGGGCCCCAGAGCCGCCCCCTGCCCCGGCTGCAGACCCTCCTCCGGCCTCAGATCCACCAGCTAAG aaagaggacaaaaaagaggagggacaaaaagaagaagcaaagaaagaggaggagccAACGCCAGGTGAAAAAGTAGTCAGAGCTC ctgctcctgctgctgctgctcctgctcctgccccttctcctgctcctgctgctgctcctcctgccgATCCTGCCAATCCAGAGGGTCTTGAGGG TGAACCAGctgaacctcctcctccacctgttgTCTACTTCCGCTACACAGATGATACACTCAGAGATGTGATCAAAAGGTTAAGAGAACGGACAGAGATGCTGAGAGAGAAAGCCATAGACCCTTACGCCACTTCTCCAGAAATCACCCCACCTGTCA CACCTATCATGAAGAAGGAGGACTACATCaggctgaaggaggaggagcggaTAGCGAAAGAGGCAGCGGATAAAAagaaggcagaggaggcagcTAAAAAggcggaggagaagaagaagaaggacgaGGAGAAGAGGCTGGAGGCTGagaagaaagcagaggaggagaggctggcGGAAGAGGCCAGGAAGAAAGCGAGGTTCCTCCCGGAAATCAGCTGCTCCTGCTTTGACGTCCTCATTCAGCCGATCGAGGAAATGATGGACTCGACCATTGGAACCACCATAGATCCTTTCACAG aTCGCCGCTACATCGCCTGGTTGACCGTGGTAGCCGTGGCGTACAACTACAACGTTTGGTTTTGCTCGGCCCGGTTGGCGTTCCCTTACCATAACGCAACTGCTAACCCCTTCTGGATAGTTTTTGATGTTCTCAGTGACTTAGTGAATGTGATTGACATCGTCATTTGGCAGCCCCGCCTTCAGTTTGTGAAAGCCGGCGACATCATA AAAGACCGAGGAATGACAAAGGTTCACTATCGGAAATCACAACGGTTTAAG attGATATATTCAGCATCGTCCCCTTCGACATTCTCTGTCTGCACTTTCAATTCTCCACCATCTACAGACTCAATCGGTGGATTAGG ATTGACTCATTTTTTGAATTCAGCGATCGACTTGAGAGCATCATGGCCAAGGCTTACATCTGGAG agtggCTCGCACCACAGGCTACCTGCTCTTCGTGCTCCATCTCAACGCCTGCGTGTTCTACGTCGCCTCGGTTCACCAGGGCCTTGCGTCGACCACGTGGGTTTATGACGGAAAGGGCACGGC GTACCTGCGTTGTTACTACTTCGCTGTCCGCAGCCTGATCAACATCGGGGGTCTTCCAGAGCCTGTGACCACCTTCGAGATCACGTTTCAGATGACAAACTTCTTCATTGGTGTCTTTGTGTTCTCAAGTTTGATTGGACAG ATGAGGGATGTCATTGGAGCAGCAACAGCAGGGCAGACATATTTCCGGGCATCGATGGACGGCTGTGTCGCCTACATGAACACTTATACGATCTCCAAGGTCGTCCAGAACAGAGTCCGCACCTGGTACAACTACACGTGGGCCGCACAGGGCATGCTGG aTGAGTCCGAGCTTCTGGACAAGATGCCTCTGGTGATGAGAATCGCCATCGCCGTGGATATCAACCTGGCCACTTTTCAGAAGATCGCACTGTTTCAG GGCTGTGACCAGCAGATGCTGGTGGACATGTTGCTGAGGCTCAAGTCAATCGTCTACCTACCTGGAGACTTTGTGGTGCAGAAA GGGGACATCGGTAAAGAGATGTACATCATCAAAGGTGGAGCGGTGCAGGTTGTGGGAGGACCTGACAACAGCATTGTGTTTGTCACACTGAAGGCCGGCTGCGTGTTCGGAGAAATCAG TTTACTGCAGTCTGCTAAAGACGGAGGAAACAGGCGCACCGCTAACGTCAAAGCACACGGCTTCGCTAACCTTTTCGTCCTGGAGAAGAAGGACCTGTTTGACATCCTCGTCCACTACCCAGAGTCTCAGAAAGTGCTGGCCAGGAAGGGCAG GCAACTGCTCAAAGCCAAAGGTCCGGCAGCTGCTAAAACCGacgaggaaaagaagaaaggcCTGACTCTGTTTGGAACCAAACCGCAGACGCCCAAGCTGATGAGAGTGTTCGCCGACATGTGCAAAAAAGGAGGCTTCTTGGAAATACTCAGG AAAAATGCAGCAGAGGCAAAGTGA
- the LOC117753962 gene encoding cyclic nucleotide-gated cation channel beta-3-like, whose amino-acid sequence MFSKFKGLLSGPKVPTAPGTTRVAPDPAPAPAPAPAPDPAPAPAPAPDPAPAPDPAPAPAPDPAPAPAPASAPAESTPVPAPAPTPAPAPAPGPTPAPAPGTTAAPTNPNQAGPDEPEQPPPPPPPIVINRYSDDQLRSIIKQMRERQALYKEKVVDQYASSPEITPPVTPLLRKDNYAIVIEERKRQAEEDLIKKEEADKKKKEEQEKKKKENEQKKKEDEEKKKVEREEEKKLEKLDMKTKMTETAWRTVDTMLKPFEDSMDSVVGITIDPFTDRHYIAWLSLVTLAFNYNTWFVTARLCFPYHTATAIPFWFAMDLLADLVYLMDSILFQSRKQFVKGGDIIKNREMTKKNYRDSERFKIDMLCLVPFDLLYLQFGFKSIFRANRLLKVDTFFEFSDRLESLMAKAYIWRVIRTIGYLLFMLHLNACFYYVASEYQGIGKTKWVYSGIGSAYLRCYYYAVRSLINIGGLNEPHTVFEITFQMTNFFTGVFVFSSLIGQMRDVIGAATTGQTYFRASMDNTVDYMVNNNIPLTVQNRVRTWYTYTWDAQGMLDESELLDKMPLVMRTAIAVDINLATFQKIELFKGCDQQMLVDMLLRLKSIVYLPGDFVVKKGDIGKEMYIIKGGAVQVVGGPDNSIVFVTLKAGCVFGEISLLQSSKDGGNRRTANVKAHGFANLFVLEKKDLFDILVHYPESQKVLARKGRKLMKAKGPTVAKADEEKKKGLALFGPKPATPKLLRAVGGNFNRNFINRMKAAASGQ is encoded by the exons ATGTTTAGTAAATTCAAGGGCCTCCTCAGTGGCCCGAAGGTGCCAACGGCTCCTGGGACCACCAGAGTGGCCCCCGACCCAGCTCCAGCTCCGGCTCCGGCTCCAGCTCCAGATCCGGCTCCGGCTCCGGCTCCAGCTCCAGATCCGGCTCCAGCTCCAGATCCGGCTCCGGCTCCAGCTCCAGAtccggctccagctccagctccagcttcagctccagCCGAG TCAACTCCTGTTCCAGCCCCAGCCCCGACCCCAGCCCCTGCTCCAGCCCCAGGCCCAACCCCTGCTCCAGCACCCGGCACTACAGCAGCTCCAACTAACCCTAATCAAGCCGGACCTGACGA ACCAGAGCAGCCCCCTCCTCCGCCCCCTCCCATCGTCATCAATAGGTACTCAGACGATCAGCTCCGGTCCATCATCAAGCAGATGAGGGAGAGACAGGCGCTGTACAAGGAGAAAGTGGTGGATCAGTACGCTTCTTCCCCTGAGATCACCCCTCCTGTCA CACCTCTGCTCCGCAAAGACAACTACGCAATAGTCatagaggagaggaagagacaagCCGAGGAGGATCTGATAAAGAAGGAGGAGGCggataagaagaagaaagaggagcaggagaagaagaagaaggagaatgagcagaagaagaaggaggatgaggagaaaaagaaggtggagagggaagaagagaagaagttGGAGAAATTGGACATGAAGACCAAGATGACCGAAACCGCGTGGCGCACTGTGGACACCATGCTGAAGCCGTTTGAGGACAGTATGGACTCTGTAGTGGGGATCACCATCGACCCTTTCACAGACCGCCACTACATCGCCTGGCTGAGCCTGGTGACCCTGGCCTTCAACTACAACACCTGGTTCGTCACGGCCCGCCTGTGCTTCCCGTACCACACGGCGACCGCCATCCCTTTCTGGTTCGCAATGGACCTGCTGGCCGACCTCGTCTACCTCATGGACTCCATCCTCTTCCAGTCCCGCAAGCAGTTTGTCAAAGGCGGAGACATCATA aaaaacagagaaatgactAAGAAGAACTACAGGGATTCAGAGAGATTCAAG ATAGACATGCTGTGTCTCGTACCTTTCGACTTGCTGTACTTGCAGTTTGGATTCAAATCCATTTTCCGAGCCAATCGTCTGCTGAAG GTGGATACGTTCTTTGAGTTCAGCGATCGTCTGGAGAGCCTCATGGCCAAGGCGTACATCTGGAG aGTGATTCGAACCATTGGCTATCTGCTCTTCATGCTCCACCTCAACGCCTGCTTCTACTACGTGGCCTCAGAGTACCAGGGCATCGGCAAAACTAAATGGGTCTACTCCGGCATCGGCAGCGC GTACCTGCGTTGTTACTACTACGCTGTCCGCAGTCTGATCAACATCGGGGGTCTTAACGAGCCCCACACCGTCTTTGAGATTACCTTTCAGATGACTAACTTTTTCACGGGCGTCTTTGTGTTCTCCAGTCTGATCGGACAG ATGAGAGATGTCATAGGTGCAGCCACAACCGGACAGACATACTTCCGAGCCTCCATGGACAACACCGTGGACTACATGGTGAACAACAACATCCCATTGACGGTGCAGAACAGAGTCCGCACCTGGTACACGTACACCTGGGACGCTCAGGGCATGCTGG ATGAGTCAGAGCTGCTGGACAAAATGCCTCTGGTGATGAGAACCGCCATCGCCGTGGACATCAACCTGGCCACCTTTCAGAAGATTGAACTTTTCAAG GGCTGCGACCAGCAGATGTTGGTGGACATGTTGCTGAGGCTCAAGTCAATCGTCTACCTACCTGGAGACTTTGTGGTGAAGAAA GGTGACATCGGTAAAGAGATGTACATCATCAAAGGTGGAGCGGTGCAGGTTGTGGGAGGACCTGACAACAGCATTGTGTTTGTCACACTGAAGGCCGGCTGCGTGTTCGGAGAAATCAG CCTGTTGCAGTCTTCCAAAGACGGAGGAAACAGGCGCACAGCTAACGTCAAAGCACACGGCTTCGCTAACCTCTTTGTCCTGGAGAAGAAGGACCTGTTTGACATCCTCGTCCACTACCCCGAGTCTCAGAAAGTTCTTGCCAGGAAGGGAAG gaaacTGATGAAGGCCAAGGGTCCTACAGTAGCGAAGGCCgacgaggagaagaagaagggtCTCGCTCTGTTTGGACCCAAACCAGCGACGCCCAAACTGCTGCGAGCTGTCGGTGGAAACTTCAACAGAAATTTCATCAACAGGATGAAG GCTGCTGCAAGTGGACAATGA